atgTGGTTGGTTTTAACACACATTCACAGCAGAGATATAAGAGTGGTATCTTTACAGTCTGGGAATGAAagcaaattatttgcatttgtcAAAACTCCAAACAGTACCTCTAATAGCAATAAGAATCACAAGCTGGTGCAGTGAATGGTGCTGCACAGGATACAGCTAAAATTACACATTTGCATTTAGTGGGATGCTGACGGTTAAACAAAAAAGAGGAAGCCATGAGCCCTCTGTTGAAATATAGttgcaaaaaaagagaaatatagaCAAAACATGGGATGCAAGAATGGCTTCAGAATGTAAAAAAGCGTGACTGTGTAAAACCAGTGTGCCTCAGAGAAGCTTGTTTTGTGAGTGCAGGTCATGGACTATACCACAGATGGGAATGTCTGAAAGGACCGAACACCCAGTTTGTTACATCATTTCTATAAATGCCCCATTTCCTTTGTTTCTCGTGCTCTATAAAGGGCACCCACATGTCGGTTTACTGAGTGCATGTGAAACTCTCACATTTGATTGTGCGATTTTTCCAGGCTGCCGTTTGGCATGAGTGACGTGAAATGTCGCGAGGCATTTCTGGAGAAAAGTGGGTATGTGTTATTGGCTTTCACGTGGGTAGtaatgtgttgcttttttttttttctgaagtgagaaacaaaaaaaaacatacacgaGGTGACCTTTTAACTCCAGACATATAAAGAGCAGCTTTCTGAAACACCTTTCCTCCATAAATTGCAGGGATCTAACAGTGACTGTCAAAGCCTGCGTTTCAACTCCACTTTCAATCATCATCATTACATTGAAAAACCTCTCAAGGGGACTACAGGAGGGCAGAACCATGGATTTGCTGCTAGCTTGGCTTTCTGCTTGGGGATGGGTGTTTTTCTGGGATATGGTTCATACTGCATTGCAGAACATGACAAAACAAGCCTGACGACTGTCTCCTGCAGGGAACTCCTGTCCTCAGTTTGTGGCATATTGTGATTAGAGGGAagtaaaagtcttgaatttgTTTGCTGAGCTGCATGGATGTATTGTCACGTATTGTTGATATGCATACTCACTTGACAACTTCAAGAAAAACCATACTACCAGTTTGAATGATGCAACCAGCTAAAATAATACAGCCAGTACTACAACCTTGCAGGAAATCTTATTAGACAAGTACAGATATTAAgggaaaatatatattttgtccATCTACATTACTGTGCAAATGTCTTGGCCCtgaattttgttttcttctttcaagGAGCCAGACTTTCATGTAATCTTTAAATGTGATCTCGAGCAATAGTTCTCAAGGCTTTCTGAAGgtgtttaaaaacatttctttgagCTAGGCTGtttttaacttctttaaatCCAGTCCTTGTACATTTAAAAGTACTGTGTTATCAAGCCACTTATCACTGACCTCATTCAAGCATTAAAAAAGGCTCTCAAAACACAAAGGATGAATCAGTGTTGTGTCGACATAATATAAAACTTAGCAAATAATcgattttaaattattaaaaatgtgTTAAAGCACTTTGCAGTTAAAACTCTCACACCAGAGCGTGGAGTGTGTTCTTCAAACTCTTAGAAACTGGccaagtggaggacaaaggaAGCGGTAGGCCTAAAAAGTTAtaaacagcagatgaacagcatTTGAAAGTTACGTTCTTAAGAAATAGAGGGAAAATCCAGCAACATTGAACTGTGGTTTATGCGAAGAAGTCCAACAGCGCCATCCAGTGGAGTTAATGAGAACAGTTCTTCACCTGTGTCAGACATAGCAAAGCGAAAGAAGTCGGCCAGCAGCGGCGAAAAGCGATTGAAGTCGATAGTTTCGACCTATTTTATAACGCGAGAGGACAATCGGCGTCAATACTGGTCCTCGTGTAAGGATACAGGTAGAAAAGTAGATCTGAGGgtactttttttctcttctgttgTCGACGTAAATCTTTACAACAATCAGGAAGTCCGGGCATTTCTCTCTCCCCGTGACTCAAAACTTGAATGGGCTCTAGATAcgtcgatttttttttttatcaccaaATAATGAGGTATCACGTTCCTCAAGGCTAATAGCTCATTTATGTCTGTAGTTCGTTTCACTGTAACTAGTTTATAACTTATCTTAGTCGTTGTTCGTCACCCGGAACACCTGGATTTCCACTCCGCGGGTGAGAGATGGATGCTCCTCACCTCACTGAAGATGAAATGGCAGAGATTAAGAAAGACGTGAGTATCGTAGTATATTTAGTCATCAGTTGGCATTAAAGTGAATAATCTTTCCGGTAATAGGATGAGGGTATGTGGTAAAAGTTTCACTCAGATTATTTGTGCCTAGTTTAGGCGTTAAAGGCCTATTTACAGAGTCATACCCCACCACACCCTGTCGGTACCCACATCAGCTGTCAGTGCTTCCAGCAGGCTGGAGCTCTGTTGGCCTTTAGATAAACACAGAAAGTGTTATCAGAAGTGTTCAGAGTTGATGCAGGGATAGACAGCTAACCACCTACCTTGCCTTGAGAGAAAGACTGAGACTCCTTGCCAAGTGTTCAGGGCCGTGACGGCTCACTTGATTCTCTTCTATGTGGCTGCTGTGGGTCCCCAGgtgctgaacaggctgcggcACTACCTGTGTGACAAGATCAGAGCAGATCGGCACCTGGACTACCTGCGCTCTCGCCGGATCCTGACGCGAGACGATGCAGAGGAGATCAGCTGCAGGACCACTCAGACCAAGAGGACGGCCACGCTGCTGGACATCCTGGCCGAGAACCCACGCGGTCTGGATGCCTTGATCGACTCCATCCGGGAGATGCGTTCACAGAACTTCATCATCGCCAAGATCACAGATGAGGTGCAAAGGGCCAAAAATGAGAAGATCGACTCTCTCAAAGGTAAACAGGCCTTGTCAGAAAAGTCTTTTTATGTGACATCTTTAAGTCGCTTTCAACCGTAATTCACACGCTTCCGTCTCTCAGCAGCAGAGGGGTCCAGTTCCTCGTCTGACAGCACCTACAGCACCCCGAGCACCACCAGCGACCTCCCCTCCACGTTTTCCTACAACTCTACCCTCCTCTTCCACCCGGACGGAGAACGAAGCCCTTCCAATTCAGACGTGGCAGGCCCACTCAATCTGCCCTCGTTACAGAAGTGTGGAGACCCGCCCTCCGTGGCTGGTGCCAGCATCGGCATCGCCTCCTCCACgacctcctccagcctccccaaGCCGGGAGACCCGGGAGCTCCTCCGCTGCCGGACGAGGTGATGGTGGACCCTCCCTCGAACATAGACGCCACAACACCAGGATGCACCAGCAGCGGAGGGGACCCAAATTTCCAGCCCCTTCGGTCCCGCTCCCTCACTCCAACGTCACAGAGGAGCATCTTTTAAGTTCCCAGGTCTCATTAAGACAGTTATCAGGGGCACACTCACAGAATCACTCAACTCATTAAACACTCTCCTTCTCTCCGCTTGATGTTGCTCCTGCCTTTGAATTGGCAGTTTTTAAGAAATTACTGCACATGGGGTGTACTAAATATTATCAATGTTATCGGTCAACATTTTTGGGGAGAGATCCTATTTTGATCTAAGGCCAAAACAATAGCTTCGTTTTTAAGATGAActtgctttgtttgttttgttttttttcttaaatgctTCAACGTATTCAGATGTACAAAACGGTGCCCGAgtaagatcatttaaaaaaggaaaagtttgatGAGATTAAATGAGAAATTGCCTCATCAGAGCAAGTTTTACTTCTTGGAACTTGTCCGTGACATCTAAGCCAGTAGCCAAAATGTC
The sequence above is drawn from the Odontesthes bonariensis isolate fOdoBon6 chromosome 14, fOdoBon6.hap1, whole genome shotgun sequence genome and encodes:
- the bcl10 gene encoding B-cell lymphoma/leukemia 10 isoform X2; this translates as MDAPHLTEDEMAEIKKDVLNRLRHYLCDKIRADRHLDYLRSRRILTRDDAEEISCRTTQTKRTATLLDILAENPRGLDALIDSIREMRSQNFIIAKITDEVQRAKNEKIDSLKAEGSSSSSDSTYSTPSTTSDLPSTFSYNSTLLFHPDGERSPSNSDVAGPLNLPSLQKCGDPPSVAGASIGIASSTTSSSLPKPGDPGAPPLPDEVMVDPPSNIDATTPGCTSSGGDPNFQPLRSRSLTPTSQRSIF
- the bcl10 gene encoding B-cell lymphoma/leukemia 10 isoform X1 — protein: MDAPHLTEDEMAEIKKDVLNRLRHYLCDKIRADRHLDYLRSRRILTRDDAEEISCRTTQTKRTATLLDILAENPRGLDALIDSIREMRSQNFIIAKITDEVQRAKNEKIDSLKAAEGSSSSSDSTYSTPSTTSDLPSTFSYNSTLLFHPDGERSPSNSDVAGPLNLPSLQKCGDPPSVAGASIGIASSTTSSSLPKPGDPGAPPLPDEVMVDPPSNIDATTPGCTSSGGDPNFQPLRSRSLTPTSQRSIF